Proteins from a genomic interval of Polyodon spathula isolate WHYD16114869_AA chromosome 1, ASM1765450v1, whole genome shotgun sequence:
- the LOC121314728 gene encoding ceramide glucosyltransferase produces the protein MALLELAMQGLAIFGFILFLVLWFMHFMSIIYVRLHLNKKASDKQPYSKLAGVSLLKPLKGVDPNLISNLETFFELDYPRYEVLLCVQDHDDPAIDVCKKLLGKYPNVDARLFIGGKKVGINPKINNLMPGYEVAKYDLVWICDSGIRVKPDTLTDMANQMTEKVGLVHGLPYVADRQGFAATLEQVYFGTSHPRSYISANVTGIKCVTGMSCLMRKDVLDQAGGLIAFAQYIAEDYFMAKAIADRGWKFSMATQVAMQNSGSYSISQFQSRMIRWAKLRINMLPATIICEPISECFVASLIIGWAAHYIFRWDIMVFFMCHCLAWFISDYIQLRGVQGGSPCFSKLDYAVAWFIRESMTIHIFLSALWDPTISWRTGRYRLRCGGTAEEILDV, from the exons ACGTCTTCATCTCAACAAGAAAGCCTCTGACAAACAGCCCTACAGCAAGCTTGCAGGCGTCTCATTGCTGAAGCCCTTGAAAGGAGTGGACCCCAACCTCATCAGCAACCTAGAAACCTTCTTCGAGTTGGATTATCCCAGA TATGAAGTGCTCCTTTGTGTCCAAGACCATGATGATCCAGCCATCGATGTATGTAAAAAGCTGCTGGGCAAATACCCAAATGTGGATGCCAGGCTATTTATAG GTGGTAAAAAAGTTGGCATTAacccaaaaataaacaacttaatgCCAGGATATGAAGTAGCCAAGTATGACCTGGTTTGGATCTGTGACAGTGGTATTCGAG TGAAACCAGACACTTTGACAGACATGGCCAATCAGATGACAGAAAAAGTGGGTCTAGTCCACGGGCTCCCATATGTAGCAGACAGACAAGGCTTTGCAGCCACTTTAGAACAG GTGTATTTCGGCACATCTCACCCACGTTCCTATATCTCGGCTAATGTTACTGGCATTAAATGTGTAACCGGAATGTCTTGCTTGATGAGGAAGGATGTGCTCGATCAAGCAGGGGGCCTCATTGCTTTCGCACAGTACATCGCAGAAGATTACTTTATGGCCAAAGCCATTGCTGACAG GGGGTGGAAGTTTTCCATGGCAACACAAGTAGCAATGCAGAACTCTGGTTCTTACTCAATTTCTCAGTTCCAATCGCGAATGatcag ATGGGCCAAACTACGAATTAACATGCTTCCAGCCACGATTATCTGCGAGCCAATCTCGGAGTGCTTTGTGGCTAGCCTAATAATCGGCTGGGCAGCTCATTATATTTTCAGATGGGACATCATGGTGTTTTTCATGTGTCATTGCCTAGCCTGGTTTATATCAGATTACATCCAACTCCGAGGAGTCCAG GGGGGATCTCCGTGCTTTTCCAAACTTGACTATGCCGTGGCGTGGTTCATCAGAGAATCCATGACGATACACATCTTTTTATCAGCCTTGTGGGACCCTACAATCAGCTGGAGGACGGGGCGCTACAGGTTACGCTGCGGAGGCACAGCTGAGGAAATCCTTGACGTATAA